The following proteins come from a genomic window of Pyxidicoccus sp. MSG2:
- the dapB gene encoding 4-hydroxy-tetrahydrodipicolinate reductase yields the protein MSLAGATGWVGQPLAAAIEAAEDLELVAAVARRARGERLGGLTICGSVEEALAIPSDVFVDYTSAAAVKEHVLAAVRAGRHVVVGSSGLSDDDFREIDPAARSANVGVLAVGNFAITAALLQRFAVEAARHLSSWEIIDSAYEGKMDAPSGTARELAWRLSEVRAPDVEVPVEKTVGDVAARGAAVNQSRIHSIRLPGYTIGVEVRFGRQHERLTLSYDGGPGATPYVEGTLLAIRKVREFTGVVRGMDRIL from the coding sequence GTGAGCCTTGCGGGAGCGACCGGCTGGGTGGGACAGCCGCTCGCGGCGGCAATCGAAGCCGCCGAAGACCTCGAGCTGGTGGCGGCGGTGGCACGTCGCGCCCGGGGAGAACGGCTGGGCGGGCTGACCATCTGCGGCTCGGTCGAGGAGGCGCTGGCCATCCCCTCGGACGTCTTCGTTGACTACACCAGCGCCGCGGCCGTGAAGGAGCACGTGCTGGCGGCAGTCCGTGCCGGCCGGCACGTGGTCGTCGGCAGCTCGGGCCTGAGCGACGACGACTTCCGCGAAATCGACCCGGCCGCCAGGAGCGCCAACGTGGGCGTGCTCGCGGTGGGCAACTTCGCGATTACCGCCGCGCTGCTGCAGCGCTTCGCCGTCGAAGCCGCCCGGCATCTGTCGTCGTGGGAAATCATCGACAGCGCCTACGAGGGGAAGATGGACGCGCCCAGCGGCACGGCACGGGAGCTGGCATGGCGACTCTCGGAGGTGCGCGCTCCCGACGTCGAAGTCCCCGTGGAGAAGACCGTCGGAGACGTCGCCGCGCGAGGAGCCGCGGTGAACCAGTCCCGCATCCATTCGATTCGCCTTCCCGGCTATACGATTGGAGTGGAGGTCCGCTTCGGACGGCAGCATGAGCGGCTGACCCTGTCCTACGACGGAGGGCCTGGAGCAACGCCCTACGTCGAGGGAACGCTGCTCGCGATTCGCAAGGTGCGCGAGTTCACCGGAGTCGTGCGTGGAATGGACCGCATCCTCTAG
- a CDS encoding DUF4267 domain-containing protein translates to MEPRRDTLSWKLTSPTAVMTLLLGAFMLYISINTMVDPVNAARGFGLPLSGSEALPWLSVKSGRDLGIGLFIVALVATRQRLAAGLFVLASIVMPVVDALTVLKGGASLALALSVHGSAAVYGVVLSAALLLPSAIRNDRQ, encoded by the coding sequence ATGGAACCGCGTCGAGATACCTTGTCCTGGAAGCTCACTTCCCCCACGGCCGTGATGACCCTGCTGCTGGGGGCGTTCATGCTCTACATCAGCATCAACACCATGGTGGACCCGGTGAACGCGGCGCGGGGCTTCGGGCTGCCCCTCTCCGGGTCCGAAGCCCTCCCCTGGCTGAGCGTCAAGTCCGGGCGAGACCTCGGCATCGGGCTGTTCATCGTGGCCCTGGTCGCGACCCGGCAACGGCTCGCGGCGGGACTCTTCGTGCTCGCCAGCATCGTGATGCCCGTGGTGGACGCGCTGACCGTCCTGAAGGGCGGCGCATCGCTTGCCCTGGCGCTCTCGGTCCACGGCAGCGCCGCGGTCTACGGAGTCGTCCTCTCCGCGGCGCTGCTGCTCCCGTCCGCCATCCGGAACGACAGGCAGTAG
- a CDS encoding AraC family transcriptional regulator: MDVSRASDLLGQILERTRLRGQLYCRTVARAPWGLRFPPTAVATMHLVTSGRGHLVQGREVIALETGDVVLLPRGDGHAVADSPRTPKVPLEQWLAGRGDGSTYVLGGSGAESRFLCGHFAFDEPGAHPVLRLLPARVHLRGDSEPVRAMLPTVALLEREYERGERGASVVISRLLDILLVQVLRAWADSQPPGGAGLLGALGDRTLASALGWMHSEPGRDWDVSELARRSGTSRATLARRFAAEVGMAPHAYLTRLRMQEAAVLLREGEDGLAAIAARVGYDSEFAFNRAFRRVMGVPPGLYRRQAR; this comes from the coding sequence ATGGACGTCTCTCGTGCTTCCGACCTCCTCGGGCAGATTCTCGAGCGCACCCGGCTACGGGGGCAGCTCTACTGCCGCACCGTGGCTCGCGCACCCTGGGGCCTGCGCTTCCCGCCGACGGCCGTGGCGACCATGCACCTCGTCACCTCGGGGCGTGGTCACCTGGTGCAGGGACGTGAGGTGATTGCCCTGGAGACGGGGGATGTCGTGCTGCTGCCCCGGGGGGACGGGCATGCCGTGGCGGACTCGCCGCGCACTCCGAAGGTGCCGCTGGAGCAGTGGCTGGCGGGGCGGGGAGACGGGTCCACGTACGTGCTGGGCGGCAGCGGCGCGGAGTCGCGGTTTCTCTGTGGCCACTTCGCATTCGACGAGCCCGGTGCGCACCCGGTGCTGCGCCTGCTGCCCGCGCGGGTGCACCTGCGCGGTGACTCCGAGCCCGTCCGCGCCATGTTGCCCACGGTGGCCCTGCTGGAGCGGGAGTACGAGCGCGGTGAGCGTGGGGCCTCGGTGGTCATCTCCCGGCTGCTCGACATCCTGCTGGTGCAGGTGCTGCGCGCCTGGGCCGACTCGCAGCCGCCGGGCGGGGCGGGGTTGCTGGGCGCGCTCGGGGACAGGACGCTCGCCAGCGCGCTGGGGTGGATGCACTCCGAGCCCGGGCGGGACTGGGACGTGAGCGAGCTGGCGCGTCGCTCTGGGACGTCGAGGGCGACGCTCGCACGGCGCTTCGCGGCCGAGGTGGGAATGGCGCCGCACGCGTACCTCACGCGGCTGCGAATGCAGGAGGCCGCCGTCCTGCTGCGCGAGGGCGAAGATGGGCTCGCGGCGATTGCGGCGCGCGTCGGCTACGACTCCGAGTTCGCATTCAACCGGGCGTTCCGCCGGGTCATGGGCGTGCCTCCCGGGCTGTATCGGCGGCAGGCTCGCTAG